Proteins encoded in a region of the Enoplosus armatus isolate fEnoArm2 chromosome 16, fEnoArm2.hap1, whole genome shotgun sequence genome:
- the ppt2b gene encoding lysosomal thioesterase PPT2: MKGSHSAVSSPRRRWWNSGAAGLLYPLLGACLWAAVVGYKPVIIVHGLFDSSGDFKNLQRFINESHPGTNVTVIDLFDRSASLQPMWKQVEGFKAAIYPIMQNAADGVHFICYSQGGLVCRGILSTLSDHNVQSFISLSSPQAGQYGDTDYLKYLFPQFMKSNLYHLCYTAIGQRISICNYWNDPHHRDMYVNSSDYLALLNSERHNPNSTEWKKNFLKIKKLVLIGGPDDGVITPWQSSQFGFFDDNETVIEMQHQDVYLRDVFGLKTLAARGDLIICSVPGVEHVFWHSNETVFHTCMERWLV, encoded by the exons ATGAAGGGCTCCCACTCTGCTGTGTCAAGCccgaggaggaggtggtggaacAGCGGGGCGGCCGGGCTGCTGTATCCGCTGCTCGGTGCGTGTCTCTGGGCTGCGGTGGTCGGGTACAAGCCGGTGATCATAGTGCACGGTTTGTTCGACAGCTCAGGGGATTTTAAAAACTTACAACGGTTCATTAACGAG TCTCACCCTGGAACAAACGTGACGGTCATCGACTTGTTCGACAGAAGCGCCAGCCTGCAGCCCATGTGGAAGCAGGTGGAGGGATTCAAGGCAGCTATTTACCCAATAATGCAAAACGCAGCAGACGGGGTCCACTTTATCTGCTACTCTCAAG GTGGGCTGGTTTGCAGAGGAATCCTCTCCACTCTGTCTGACCACAACGTGCagtctttcatctctctgtcttcgcCTCAGGCCGGACAATATGGAG acaCAGACTACTTGAAGTACCTCTTCCCACAGTTCATGAAGTCCAACCTCTACCACCTCTGCTACACTGCGATAGGTCAGAGGATATCCATCTGCAACTACTGGAATG ATCCCCACCACAGAGACATGTATGTGAACAGCAGTGATTATTTGGCTCTGCTCAACAGCGAGAGACACAATCCAAATTCAACAG AGTGGAAGAAGAACTTCCTCAAGATCAAAAAGCTGGTGCTGATTGGAGGACCAGACGATGGAGTCATCACTCCCTGGCAGTCGAG TCAGTTTGGCTTTTTTGACGACAACGAGACGGTTATTGAGATGCAGCACCAAGAT gTGTATTTAAGAGATGTTTTCGGTCTGAAGACGCTGGCGGCTCGTGGAGATCTGATCATCTGTTCGGTTCCCGGCGTCGAACACGTGTTTTGGCACTCGAATGAGACTGTGTTCCACACATGCATGGAGAGGTGGCTTGTGTAG
- the rps5 gene encoding small ribosomal subunit protein uS7, whose translation MTEWETAPAVAESPEIKLFGKWSTDDVQINDISLQDYIAVKEKYAKYLPHSGGRYAAKRFRKAQCPIVERLTNSMMMHGRNNGKKLMTVRIVKHAFEIIHLLTGENPLQVLVNAIINSGPREDSTRIGRAGTVRRQAVDVSPLRRVNQAIWLLCTGAREAAFRNIKTIAECLADELINAAKGSSNSYAIKKKDELERVAKSNR comes from the exons A TGACTGAGTGGGAGACTGCCCCAGCCGTGGCCGAATCCCCAGAGATCAAGCTCTTTGGCAAGTGGAGCACCGACGATGTCCAGATCAATGACATCTCCCTGCAG GATTACATTGCTGTGAAAGAGAAGTACGCCAAGTACCTGCCACACTCTGGAGGACGTTATGCCGCCAAGCGTTTCCGTAAGGCCCAGTGCCCCATCGTGGAGCGTCTGACCAACTCCATGATGATGCACGGCCGCAACAACGGCAAGAAGCTGATGACCGTGCGCATCGTCAAGCATGCCTTTGAGatcatccacctgctgacaggAGAG AATCCCCTGCAGGTCTTGGTCAACGCCATCATCAACAGTGGACCCCGTGAGGACTCCACCCGTATCGGTCGCGCTGGTACCGTCAGGAGGCAGGCTGTGGACGTGTCACCCCTCCGCAGAGTCAACCAG GCCATCTGGCTGCTGTGCACAGGAGCAAGAGAAGCTGCTTTCAGGAACATCAAGACCATCGCAGAGTGTCTGGCTGATGAGCTGATCAATGCAGCTAAG GGTTCATCTAACTCCTATGCCATCAAGAAGAAGGACGAGTTGGAGAGAGTTGCCAAGTCCAACCGTTAA
- the ddah2 gene encoding N(G),N(G)-dimethylarginine dimethylaminohydrolase 2 translates to MANMCPYGSFTHAVVRGIPETFGKAVGDGRENGEISVDLAKAQRQFGCLTGALRQKVGLQLIEIPPDPELPESWRIEDVAVIQGDTALITRPFKQQRRSEAEAVRRVMSELNLTVVEMGAEEGDSGGATLEGSDVLFTGREFFVGISSHTNRRGAEVLADTFRDFAVSTVPVCGGARLKNICSMGGPDTIIISNSDGAKKTLRMMEQLTDHHYEVLTVPEESAANCVYIKGPSNRDFLLHRPAEECPDSISAFQKLQDYTLLPTASSEASKLGASLSSLCLLINRKHTYF, encoded by the exons ATGGCAAACATGTGCCCATATGGCAGCTTCACCCATGCCGTGGTGCGGGGCATCCCAGAGACCTTTGGGAAAGCGGTGGGAGATGGTCGTGAGAACGGGGAGATCTCAGTGGACCTGGCCAAAGCTCAGCGTCAGTTTGGTTGCCTGACAGGAGCCCTGAGGCAGAAGGTGGGTCTGCAGCTGATCGAAATCCCCCCTGACCCCGAGCTGCCAGAGAGCTGGCGGATAGAGGATGTGGCAGTCATCCAGGGAGACACAGCGCTCATCACCAGGCCCTTCAAACAGCAGAGACGCAGTGAG GCGGAGGCAGTGAGGAGGGTGATGTCAGAGCTGAACCTGACCGTGGTGGAGATGGGGGCTGAGGAGGGGGACTCTGGAGGGGCCACGCTGGAGGGCAGCGACGTCCTCTTCACGGGGAGGGAGTTCTTTGTCGGCATCTCCTCCCACACCAACCGCAGAGGGGCGGAAGTGCTGGCAGACACTTTCAGG GACTTTGCTGTGTCCACCGTCCCGGTCTGTGGTGGAGCCCGACTGAAAAACATCTGCTCCATGGGAGGTCCAGacacaatcatcatcagcaACAGTGACGGGGCCAAGAAGACACTCCGG atGATGGAACAGCTGACTGATCATCACTATGAAGTGCTCACTGTTCCAGAGGAATCGGCAGCAAACTGCGTCTACATCAAAGGTCCGTCTAATCGGGACTTCCTGCTCCACCGGCCCGCAGAGGAATGTCCTGACAGCATCTCT GCCTTCCAGAAGCTACAGGACTACACCCTCCTGCCAACAGCCTCCAGCGAGGCCTCCAAGCTGGGAGCGTCTCTGTCCTCACTCTGCCTCCTCATCAACAGAAAGCACACGTATTTCTGA
- the LOC139299471 gene encoding prostate stem cell antigen-like: MSRSQLLIVLLCCLPLAACLRCYTCVFPAISPLDCLMFPQECPAGQRCLSSTATGRRGSLQLTMYEKSCAIPNQCGVSGQKYASGLFFNYTNVCCDTDLCNGAVSVAALSWGGVALGLLPALTLLLA; this comes from the exons ATGTCTCGTTCACAACTTCTGATCGTGCTCCTGTGTTGTCTACCTTTGGCAG CCTGTTTGCGCTGTTACACCTGTGTATTCCCCGCCATCTCTCCTCTGGACTGCTTAATGTTTCCTCAGGAGTGCCCAGCCGGGCAGCGCTGCCTGTCTAGCACTGCGACGGGAAGACGTG GATCGTTACAACTGACGATGTACGAGAAGAGCTGTGCCATCCCCAACCAGTGCGGCGTGAGTGGACAGAAATATGCCTCGGGCCTCTTCTTCAACTATACCAACGTCTGCTGTGATACAGACCTGTGTAACGGGGCTGTGTCCGTTGCTGCCCTCAGCTGGGGAGGAGTCGCTCTCGGCCTGCTGCCTGCACTCACTCTCCTGCTGGCCTGA
- the clic1 gene encoding chloride intracellular channel protein 1 yields the protein MSDANPPKVELFVKAGSDGQSIGNCPFSQRLFMVLWLKGVTFDVTTVDMKRKPDILKDLAPGAQPPFLLYGSEVKTDTNKIEEFLEENLCPPKYPRLAARNPESNTAGMDVFSKFSAYVKNSNPQTNENLEKGLLKALKKLDDYLGSPLPDEIDENSADEVTSSSRPFLDGQELTLADCNLLPKLHIVKVVCLKYRNFSIPQSLTNLWRYLNAAYAREEFASTCPIDEEIHIAYSSVAKALK from the exons ATGAGCGACGCGAATCCGCccaaagttgaactttttgtgAAG GCCGGCAGCGATGGACAGAGCATCGGCAACTGTCCCTTCTCCCAGCGTCTCTTCATGGTGCTGTGGCTGAAAGGAGTCACCTTTGACGTTACCACCGTGGATATGAAGAG GAAGCCAGACATCTTGAAGGACCTGGCTCCGGGTGCCCAGCCTCCCTTCCTGTTGTACGGCAGCGAGGTGAAAACTGACACCAACAAGATCGAGGAGTTCCTGGAGGAAAACCTCTGCCCTCCCAA GTATCCCCGTCTGGCTGCTCGTAACCCAGAGTCCAACACAGCAGGCATGGATGTTTTCTCCAAATTCTCCGCTTACGTCAAGAACTCAAATCCTCAGACCAACGAAA ATCTAGAGAAAGGCCTGCTGAAGGCTCTGAAGAAGCTGGATGACTACCTCGGCTCCCCACTTCCTGATGAGATCGACGAGAATAGTGCTGATGAGGTCACTTCCTCGTCCCGCCCCTTCCTGGACGGCCAAGAGCTTACTCTGGCTGACTGCAACTTGCTGCCTAAGCTCCACATCGTGAAG gtggTGTGTTTAAAATACCGAAACTTCAGCATCCCTCAGTCTCTGACGAACCTCTGGAGGTACCTGAACGCCGCGTACGCCAGGGAGGAGTTTGCCTCCACCTGCCCGATCGACGAGGAGATCCACATCGCCTACTCGTCTGTAGCTAAAGCTCTCAAGTAG